From the genome of Diabrotica virgifera virgifera chromosome 8, PGI_DIABVI_V3a:
atggtttgtttttattaatattttatgcaccaattcaccaacaatattaataaattaaggataaTCTAGCTAGATTAACacgtatttattttcaaaaaattatttatgattgaatattttcacggcaaacctaataaaatttcacgtaatctttgttgcaattaatgtttggcttaaagaactacgaataacttacaaattaaagcagttaggtataggaaatgcgtaagaaataaaaaagtactataaaatatcatttcattacaatactaaaatacagggtgttcaatttaagaaaactcagaaaatactcattccgagtttcgaccaaccctgtatactaaaattaaatatttcgttatattaatcatttttaataataaaagaatatattaaaaatcatttgaccataaatggagtttttgatatcaaatcagtacaattctacagggtgtcaagtttgctacatttataaaaaaccgtaattatcttttaaactaccctgtataatattacagaACCTTATATTATAAGAAAGGAGatatcgagcagaatccaaaagtgtaaaaatatacagggtgtcccatttaaaaaaacaaagttacgatcaacttccggtataaccggaagtaggaaagagaccaaaatattttcattaaggaattcatacctcaaaacccctgtattccaattttcatgattctcttacctttagttctcgagatatttctaataggccctttattcaaatttaaatccgattatacaatttatatgaTACATACTTCAAAACATcacattcggaaaagaaatcctattcctatgacactgggggcagcacaaaaatttttatttcacatgttaatttcaaaatatgcaatatttttgtccgtgagtgtataTTATTTAtcgattaccgtcgaaggccgacgtgattaattaaaaaagaagatgaatctggttatttttctagtgacattattgggcgcgaatctgtttttttttttagtttactcctcctagttttAAAACATAGTATAGTATTTACTATTATTATTGGGGATTAACCacaatttcagtttaaaatacgtttattttgacctttcaatttccacttcggaaatcgttctcaaaatatgGAAGTAGAAATCTAAACgccaaaataaacttattttaagcTTAAATTGTGGTTAAATCTcaataaaaataattgtaaagatacgtatttttttttgtttttttaagtttaaaaaatttttgcctcGCTCTCTCAAATCTCAAGAATATCTTTCAAAAAACGTCGTTACACCACTGACTTGGTTGTATTGACTTGGCGAAGATCCAAAGCATGTGTTACGCTTAAAAATAACTCTTGTACACTTGTGAGTAGTTTCTTTcttgtttattagtttttataTCAGAAATACAGCCATGGAGGAATACTATCAGGGAAGTTCTCGAAGTAGAGGTTCTTCTTCGGTTAGCGACAATGACCCAAGAGCGAAAATCAAAGATTGTTGCCGAAAAGTCATCGCCTTTATGTGTACCCAAGTCGGATTGGGAGCGTTAGTTTTCGGTTACACCTTAGTGGGAGCTGTTAGTTTCATGACCCTTGAACAGAAAGGGGTAAATATAGAACCTGTACAAATCAATGAAAAGAGAGAGGAATATCTGGTAAAGCTGTACAAAGTTGCACTCAAACACAACATATTCGATGTGGACAGCTTTTTTTCTGATTCCGATGCAGTGTTAAAAAGCTATCAGGAAAAAGTTGTCGAGATCTTTAAGTATGGATATAGCGAAAGGTCAGTGAACGATATGTGGACGTTTTCGGCAGCCTTGATGTATTCTCTAAGTGTTATAACAATGATTGGTTATGGAAATTTAGTGCCAAGAACTTCTTACGGAAAAATAGCAACTGTTGTATATGCGCTTTTTGGTATACCGCTGTATGTTTTGTTCTTTCTGAATGTTGGGGATGCTCTAGCTGGAAGTTTCAGGTAAGTTCCTTAATggaaaaatttagttttattagGATATACATTATACAGTGAAcatcaaaaataatattaatttttaatatttccaTACCTATAACCATTGCTTTAATCTTTATAAATTAAACAG
Proteins encoded in this window:
- the LOC126890666 gene encoding two pore potassium channel protein sup-9 — protein: MEEYYQGSSRSRGSSSVSDNDPRAKIKDCCRKVIAFMCTQVGLGALVFGYTLVGAVSFMTLEQKGVNIEPVQINEKREEYLVKLYKVALKHNIFDVDSFFSDSDAVLKSYQEKVVEIFKYGYSERSVNDMWTFSAALMYSLSVITMIGYGNLVPRTSYGKIATVVYALFGIPLYVLFFLNVGDALAGSFRWIYRKMYKCSTQPEETEEIPKRIIVPSSACIWVMIIYVIAGAAIFSAWEGWGFLDSVYFCVTSLCKIGMGDFVPGMDDFVPGTSTVDNEAEGHSKLVLSYIYIFFGLGLVAMCYNLMREEIREKVKNIREDFTQCVEDTRLRILECCKKMRGEQEEYY